GTCGGCAAGACGTGGCTCGACCCGGCGAGATAATCACCGAAGCTCTCGGCGGCGCAGCGGCCAACGAACACAGCGCCGGCATTGCGTACGTCGCCCACCCGTGCCGCCGCTTCCTCACAGGCGAGCGAAAGATGTTCAGGGGCATAAGAATTGGCGATGGCAATCGCCTCGTCGAGGTCGCCGCAGCGGATCGCCCGCATGGGCGCGAAGTCGCCATTGAGCGCTTGCGCTTGCTTCTCGACCGCGCCCGCGACCGCCTCGATCAGTGCGGGGTCGGGAGTCACCAGTATCACCTGCGCCTCGCGATCGTGCTCGGCCTGGCTAAGCAAGTCGGACGCGATAGTCGCTGCATCGCCGGCCGCACCCGAAACGATCAACAACTCGCTCGGGCCGGCCGGAAGGTCGATACCCGGGCCGCCGCTGTCGGAAGCGACCATCGCCTTGGCTGCCGAGACCCAGGCATTGCCCGGTCCGCAAATCCGGTTGACCGCAGGGATTTCGCCTGCGCCAAATGCCATCGCGGCGATCGCCTGAGCTCCGCCAAGCGACCAGATGGAGTCGATCCCGCAAATGTCGGCGACAAGGGCGATGGCCGGATCGAGCCCACCGTCCGGGCGCGGCGGGGTCGTGACCACCAGCTTTTCGACCCCGGCGACCCGTGCCGGTATTGCCAGCATCATCAGCGTCGAGAACAACGGCGCCCGCCCGCCCGGGACATAGAGCCCGGCGCGGTCGAGCGGCCGCCAGACTTTCGACACGCTCAATCCCGGAGTGGTAAGCACTTCCACCGCATCGGGCCGTGTGCGGCGATGGAACGTTTCAATGTGCCTTGCTGCGAGCCGCATCGCGTCCTGTGCCTCGGACGGCAAAATGGTGCGTGCCTGCGAAGCGAACGGGGCGACGTCGAGCATGACCGGCGGCGCTCCGTCGATCTCGGTGGCAATGCGGACCAGGGCATCCCAGCCGCCATCGCGAACGTCGTCGAGCGTTCGTCGGACGCCGGCGAGGATGGCCGCGTCGGCGCGCCCCCCGGCCTGGCAAGCGCGGCCTTGCGGATCGCCATGTCGCTCCAGTCGAACCGGATCACAGCATCATCTTTTCGATTGGCATGACGAGGATCGCCGATGCGCCGGCGCCTTTGAGGCGCTCGAGAGTCTCCCAGAACACGGATTCCTGGCACACGGCCTGGACCGCGACATGGCCCGGCCGACCGACCAGGGGCACGACGGTCGGCGCCTCGGCCCCGGGAAGGATTGCGCTGATGGCGCCCAATGCATCTTCCGGCGCATTGAGGACGATATATTTGCTTTCCTGAGTGGCGATGACGCCGTCGATACGCTGCATGAGGGCGTCGGCCTTTTCGAGATGCGCGGCGTCGAGTGGCTTCAGCGAGCGTACCAGGACGGCCTCGCTCTCGAACACGTCGGCGACTGCAGCCAGGCCGTTGGCATCCAAAGTCGCGCCTGTGGACACGAGGTCGCAGATGAAGCGCGCGATGCCGAGGCGAGGCGCAAGCTCGACGGCGCCGCGCATGGTGACGATTTCGGCGCGGATGCCGTTGGATTCGAGGAAGCGGCGCAGGAGATTGGGAT
The window above is part of the Sphingomonas sp. HDW15A genome. Proteins encoded here:
- the hisD gene encoding histidinol dehydrogenase gives rise to the protein MERHGDPQGRACQAGGRADAAILAGVRRTLDDVRDGGWDALVRIATEIDGAPPVMLDVAPFASQARTILPSEAQDAMRLAARHIETFHRRTRPDAVEVLTTPGLSVSKVWRPLDRAGLYVPGGRAPLFSTLMMLAIPARVAGVEKLVVTTPPRPDGGLDPAIALVADICGIDSIWSLGGAQAIAAMAFGAGEIPAVNRICGPGNAWVSAAKAMVASDSGGPGIDLPAGPSELLIVSGAAGDAATIASDLLSQAEHDREAQVILVTPDPALIEAVAGAVEKQAQALNGDFAPMRAIRCGDLDEAIAIANSYAPEHLSLACEEAAARVGDVRNAGAVFVGRCAAESFGDYLAGSSHVLPTDGAARFTGGVATMTFMKAMTVQRITQRTAAELAGPAAALARLEGLEAHARAAEARATA
- the hisG gene encoding ATP phosphoribosyltransferase, whose protein sequence is MSPDRNRLHLAIQKSGRLSEDSLALLRGAGIRLSRGGKSSLSARADNFPLDLMLVRDDDIPTFVADGVCELGIVGQNVLEEYALGQPERRIKEVARLGFGRCSLKIAAPDVLTFFQLKMLEGQRIATSYPNLLRRFLESNGIRAEIVTMRGAVELAPRLGIARFICDLVSTGATLDANGLAAVADVFESEAVLVRSLKPLDAAHLEKADALMQRIDGVIATQESKYIVLNAPEDALGAISAILPGAEAPTVVPLVGRPGHVAVQAVCQESVFWETLERLKGAGASAILVMPIEKMML